The genomic interval GAGGAAATGAGAGGAACTCGTGTTTTTGGACCAGTTGCACGTGAGCTTCGTGAGAAACAATTCATGAAAATAGTATCATTAGCACCTGAAGTGCTTTAAATCATTATACAAGATGAAGAAGTTCAAATTAAAATCAGGAGATACTGTAAAAGTAATTGCAGGAGATCATAAAGGATCTGAAGGAAAGGTTTTACAAATCATTAAAGAGAAGGATAGAGTTTTAGTAGAAGGTGTAAACTTAGTTTCTAAGCACACTAAACCTAGCGCTCAAAACCCTCAAGGTGGTATTGTAAAGAAAGAAGCTTCACTTCACATCTCTAACTTAATGTTAGTAGAAGATGGTGTAGCTGTGAGAGTAGGTTATAAGGTTGATGGAGATACTAAGACTAGAGTCTCTAAAAAAACTAAAAAATAAAAATAATCATGAGTTACGTACCAAGATTAAAAGCAGAATACAAGGAAAGAGTTATAAGTGCTCTTACTGAAGAATTCAGTTATAAGAATGTAATGCAAGTACCAAAATTAGAAAAAATAGTTGTTTCTAAAGGTGTTGGTGCTGCAATTGCAGATAAGAAATTAATAGATTATGCTTTAGAAGAGTTGACTAAAATTACAGGTCAAAAAGCAGTTTCTACATTGTCTAAGAAAGATATCGCAGCTTTTAAATTGCGTAAAGGGATGCCAATTGGTGTTAAAGTTACTTTACGTGGTGATAAAATGTATGAGTTCTTAGATAGATTAGTTACCGCTTCTCTACCTCGTGTTAGAGACTTTAACGGTATAAAAGCTAATGGTTTTGATGGAAGAGGTAATTACAATTTAGGAATTACTGAACAAATCATCTACCCAGAGATTAATATTGATCAAGTTAAAAAAATTAGTGGAATGGATATTACTTTTGTAACATCTGCAGATACTGATAAAGAAGCTAAATCATTATTAGGAGAATTAGGTTTACCATTCAAAAAAAATTAAGAAATGGCTAAAGAATCAATGAAAGCGCGTGAGCGTAAGAGAGCAGCAACTGTTGCTAAATATGCTGAAAAGAGAAAAGCTTTAAAAGAAGCTGGAGACTATGATGCATTACAAAAATTACCTAAGAATGCTTCACCAGTTAGAATGCATAACAGATGTAAGTTAACTGGTCGTCCAAAAGGATATATGAGACAATTTGGTTTATCTCGTGTTACTTTTAGAGAAATGGCCAATCAAGGGTTGATACCAGGTGTGAAAAAAGCATCTTGGTAGAAAATTTTAAATAAAGCTCAAATATAAAAATAGAATGTGTACATTTGCACGCTCTATTTTTTTTGAGTATAAGAATTTTAACTGATTATAGGTTCATTTATCACAGAGAAATCTGTAGCATAAATAGAGGTATTTGAAAACCGTAATC from Polaribacter sejongensis carries:
- the rpsN gene encoding 30S ribosomal protein S14; translation: MAKESMKARERKRAATVAKYAEKRKALKEAGDYDALQKLPKNASPVRMHNRCKLTGRPKGYMRQFGLSRVTFREMANQGLIPGVKKASW
- the rplE gene encoding 50S ribosomal protein L5 encodes the protein MSYVPRLKAEYKERVISALTEEFSYKNVMQVPKLEKIVVSKGVGAAIADKKLIDYALEELTKITGQKAVSTLSKKDIAAFKLRKGMPIGVKVTLRGDKMYEFLDRLVTASLPRVRDFNGIKANGFDGRGNYNLGITEQIIYPEINIDQVKKISGMDITFVTSADTDKEAKSLLGELGLPFKKN
- the rplX gene encoding 50S ribosomal protein L24 yields the protein MKKFKLKSGDTVKVIAGDHKGSEGKVLQIIKEKDRVLVEGVNLVSKHTKPSAQNPQGGIVKKEASLHISNLMLVEDGVAVRVGYKVDGDTKTRVSKKTKK